Genomic segment of Paenibacillus sp. FSL R5-0623:
TTCATATTCATTCACCTATCCATTAACAGAATGAATGGCATTTTCCAAGCGTTGTTCACTCAGAGACGGCACCATAATGGCACTTTCCCCGATGGACATATCACTTGTACATGGCAGCCATTTGCGGCCCTCGATCAGATCGGACACAAAACCGTCCGTAATTTCAATCCCTATTATTGTATTTCCCAACTCTTGGTCAAAATAAACATCGGAGACACGCCCGAGCAGCAAACCTTCTTCGGTGAGCACGGACATCTCCTTCAATTTAGACCGACCGAGGAGGTACGTGTATTTTATGTCGTCGGCTCCCGTCTTGCGGACAGCCTGTTGATTACGGATCATGACGGCATCTTCGCCGTAGGCAACAATATCTTGCCACTGCACGATTTTGACATGATTGGTAAACAGACCTTTGTTCTCAAGCTCAATGCCTTCGATCTCCCAATCATCATTCACAATGAAATCCTGGATTTTACCGACCTGCTTCCCGTCCTCAACATCAAAAACGGCAAGTCCGATCATTTCCTGAAGCTTCATCGCTGGGTCCCCCTCATCTTCTTATCATTAAATAGGCGCGGCGCTATTGCTAGGTATGCCCAAAGTTGATGAGTGGCAATCAGACGCCGATCATCAAAACCGCTTCTATCCAACCGATGAAATGGAACTTCTTCCCTCCTTCTGTTCCATGTGTAAAGTTCCCCTTAGGGTCTATTACGCAGTCGTCCAAGAATGGTTCCAATTTTTTCGGCGGTTATCATGATTTCTTCCGTAGTATTACCCAATCCCCAGCTAAATCGAATCGCAGAGTGTAAAAATGTTTCAGGCAATTTCATCGCTTTCAGCACATGAGAGACTTCAAGTGAACCGGAAGTGCAGGCAGAACCGCTTGCAACAGCAATTCCTTCCATATCCAGATTCATTAACATCGTCTCTGTGGACACTTCCGGAAAGCTGATATTCAGGATGTTTGGCAGTGTATGCTCCAGGTGTCCATTCACGTGAAAGTGCTCCGTACCCACATGAATTTCAAGCTGTTCCAACAAAAGTTTACGCAATTCCAAATCATGCTGACGATGCACCTCCGTCTGTGCTAATGCAATCTTGAGAGCCTCTGCAAATCCGGTAATACCTGCGATATTTTCCGTACCAGCGCGACGCTGACGCTCTTGCAACCCACCGTGAGCTCTTGCTTCCAGCACAATTCCTCGCCGTACATAGAGTGCACCCACGCCCTGAGGTCCGTTGATTTTATGCGCAGAGAAGCTGATCAGATCCACAGGCAGTTCCTTACAGGAAATATTCTGGCTGCCCAGAGCCTGAACTGCATCGGTATGGAACAGGATATTATGCTGACGGGCAAGCTCACCCACCTCACGGATCGGCTGAATCGTG
This window contains:
- a CDS encoding PRC-barrel domain-containing protein, whose amino-acid sequence is MKLQEMIGLAVFDVEDGKQVGKIQDFIVNDDWEIEGIELENKGLFTNHVKIVQWQDIVAYGEDAVMIRNQQAVRKTGADDIKYTYLLGRSKLKEMSVLTEEGLLLGRVSDVYFDQELGNTIIGIEITDGFVSDLIEGRKWLPCTSDMSIGESAIMVPSLSEQRLENAIHSVNG
- a CDS encoding cysteine desulfurase family protein, producing MKRIYLDHAASTPMHPQVAEAMMNVMTGQFGNASSIHAFGREAKRTVSGARDVIAASLGCFPDELVFTGGGTESDNLAIFGAVSSRQDKGKHVITTAIEHHAVLHTCQELERQGYEVTYLSVDRYGRINLDELREAIRPDTVLITMMYANNEVGTIQPIREVGELARQHNILFHTDAVQALGSQNISCKELPVDLISFSAHKINGPQGVGALYVRRGIVLEARAHGGLQERQRRAGTENIAGITGFAEALKIALAQTEVHRQHDLELRKLLLEQLEIHVGTEHFHVNGHLEHTLPNILNISFPEVSTETMLMNLDMEGIAVASGSACTSGSLEVSHVLKAMKLPETFLHSAIRFSWGLGNTTEEIMITAEKIGTILGRLRNRP